The following are from one region of the Hydrogenophaga sp. BPS33 genome:
- a CDS encoding Bug family tripartite tricarboxylate transporter substrate binding protein, with protein sequence MRADLTKTLPLMTASALALAGGAAQADNFPSKPIRVIVSTSPGGLTDLVARTVGKLMGEGLGQSLVIDNRPGAGTLIGMSACAKAPADGYTLCLTDNQSLVFNPLLFTKLPYDAKTGFMAIGGVVRTPNDVIVAHPSVPAETFRGLMAHAKAKPEAVSFATWGPGSVPAIYYAWIARQNGVQMTPVPYKGSAPSFLAVNSGEVNLAFSSLALAKPAVEAGKLKMVAVTGTQRAPAFPQVPSLGEFNSDPGMGTFWGLYAPANTPAAVVSRLNAELNKAVTSPAFKAFAAQNYMEPLPGTPAQYASHLTQAQEQAARTFKEIGIQPSDAPSDTPAAGR encoded by the coding sequence GCGCGGCCCAGGCCGACAACTTCCCGAGCAAGCCCATCCGCGTGATCGTCTCGACCTCGCCCGGCGGCCTCACCGATCTGGTGGCCCGCACGGTGGGCAAGCTGATGGGCGAAGGGCTCGGCCAGTCGCTGGTGATCGACAACCGGCCTGGCGCCGGCACCTTGATCGGCATGTCGGCCTGCGCCAAGGCACCGGCCGATGGCTACACGCTGTGCCTCACGGACAACCAGTCGCTGGTGTTCAACCCGCTGCTGTTCACGAAGCTGCCGTACGACGCGAAGACCGGCTTCATGGCCATCGGTGGCGTGGTGCGCACGCCCAACGACGTGATCGTGGCCCACCCCTCGGTGCCGGCAGAGACCTTCCGCGGCCTGATGGCGCACGCCAAGGCCAAACCCGAGGCGGTCAGTTTCGCGACCTGGGGTCCGGGCAGCGTCCCGGCCATCTACTACGCGTGGATCGCCCGCCAGAATGGCGTGCAGATGACCCCCGTGCCCTACAAGGGCTCGGCCCCCTCGTTCCTGGCGGTGAACAGCGGTGAAGTGAACCTGGCCTTCAGCAGCCTGGCCCTGGCCAAGCCGGCGGTGGAAGCGGGCAAGCTGAAGATGGTGGCCGTCACGGGCACGCAGCGCGCGCCCGCGTTCCCGCAGGTACCGAGCCTGGGTGAATTCAACAGCGACCCCGGAATGGGCACGTTCTGGGGCTTGTATGCACCGGCGAACACGCCGGCCGCGGTAGTCTCGCGCCTCAACGCCGAGTTGAACAAGGCCGTGACCAGCCCAGCGTTCAAGGCGTTCGCGGCGCAGAACTACATGGAACCGCTGCCCGGCACGCCGGCGCAGTACGCCAGCCACCTGACGCAGGCCCAGGAGCAGGCCGCGCGCACGTTCAAGGAGATTGGCATCCAGCCGTCGGACGCGCCGAGCGACACCCCCGCGGCAGGCCGGTAA
- a CDS encoding SDR family oxidoreductase encodes MAYSIDLSGRVALITGASGGLGEQFAKTLANAGAAVVLASRRTDRLMALRARIEAEGGDAHVVAMDVTDRASIKAAVAHAETEVGAIDILVNNSGVSTTQRLQDVSEEDYDFIFDTNTKGAFFVAQEVGRRMLARANGAAPGTYVGGRIVNIASMAGLKVLPQIGVYAMSKAAVVQMTKAMAQEWGRFGINVNAICPGYIDTELNHHHWKTEQGQKLIHMTPRKRLGSPKDLDALLVMLCSTESHFINGAVIAADDGFGA; translated from the coding sequence ATGGCATACAGCATCGACCTGTCGGGGCGCGTGGCGCTGATCACCGGCGCTTCGGGCGGCTTGGGCGAACAGTTCGCCAAGACGCTTGCGAACGCGGGAGCGGCCGTCGTATTGGCCAGCCGCCGCACCGACCGCCTCATGGCCCTGCGCGCGCGCATCGAGGCCGAAGGTGGGGATGCGCACGTGGTGGCCATGGACGTGACCGACCGGGCTTCGATCAAGGCGGCCGTGGCCCATGCGGAAACCGAAGTGGGGGCGATCGACATTCTCGTCAACAACTCGGGCGTGAGCACCACGCAGCGCCTGCAGGACGTGAGCGAGGAAGACTACGACTTCATCTTCGACACCAACACCAAGGGCGCCTTCTTCGTGGCACAGGAAGTGGGGCGGCGCATGCTGGCGCGCGCCAACGGCGCGGCACCGGGCACCTATGTGGGCGGGCGCATCGTCAACATCGCCTCCATGGCCGGGCTCAAGGTGTTGCCGCAGATCGGGGTGTATGCCATGAGCAAGGCCGCCGTGGTGCAGATGACCAAGGCCATGGCGCAGGAGTGGGGGCGCTTCGGCATCAACGTCAACGCGATCTGCCCGGGCTATATCGACACCGAGTTGAACCACCACCACTGGAAGACGGAGCAGGGCCAGAAGCTCATCCACATGACGCCGCGCAAGCGCCTGGGCTCGCCCAAGGATCTGGATGCGCTGCTGGTGATGCTGTGTTCCACCGAAAGCCATTTCATCAACGGCGCGGTGATCGCGGCCGACGACGGCTTTGGCGCCTAG
- a CDS encoding electron transfer flavoprotein-ubiquinone oxidoreductase has translation MTSEEILSTYGPREAMEYDVVVVGGGPGGLATAIRLKQIAAEKGTEINVCLLEKGSEPGAHILSGAVMDPKAITELLPQWKEDGAPLNQPVTDDKLLWLTENGAIDTPKFLIPNNFHNEGNYVVGLGNVVKWMAAQAEALGVEIFPGFAAAEVLYNDDGSVKGVATGNLGIGKDGEPNDSFQLGMELHAKYTVFAEGARGHLGKRLIAKFHLDEGKDPQAYAIGVKELWEIDPAKHKAGLVIHTAGWPMKNDTYGGGFLYHLEDNKVTLGLVTGLNYSNPWLSPFEEMQRWKTHPRIKEFLEGGKRISYGARAITTGGIMALPQTTFPGGALVGCDAGYLNGARIKGSHAAIKSGMLCAEAAYEAVQGGRQHDELKAYPAAFDKSWLKDELEASRNFKSWFKYGNIVGGLMVGIEHWLLPRLGFKAPPWSLHREKADHLYLKPAAECEKIVYPKPDGKLTFDKLGSVFVSNTNHEEHQPAHLTLKDASVPVKINLAKYAGPEARYCPAGVYEFVKNEDNTDRLQINAQNCVHCKTCDIKDPTQNIVWVTPEGGGGPNYAGM, from the coding sequence ATGACATCCGAAGAAATCCTGAGCACCTACGGACCCCGCGAAGCCATGGAGTACGACGTGGTCGTGGTCGGTGGCGGCCCGGGCGGCCTGGCCACGGCGATCCGCCTCAAGCAGATCGCCGCCGAGAAGGGCACCGAGATCAACGTCTGCTTGCTGGAAAAAGGCTCCGAGCCCGGCGCGCACATTCTCAGCGGCGCGGTGATGGACCCCAAGGCCATCACCGAACTGCTGCCCCAGTGGAAGGAAGACGGCGCGCCGCTGAACCAGCCTGTAACGGACGACAAGCTGCTGTGGCTGACCGAAAACGGCGCCATCGACACGCCCAAGTTCCTGATCCCGAACAACTTCCACAACGAAGGCAACTACGTGGTGGGCCTGGGCAATGTGGTGAAGTGGATGGCGGCGCAAGCCGAAGCCCTGGGCGTGGAAATCTTCCCCGGTTTTGCCGCCGCCGAAGTGCTCTACAACGACGACGGCTCGGTCAAGGGCGTGGCCACCGGCAACCTGGGCATCGGCAAGGACGGCGAACCCAACGACAGCTTCCAGCTCGGCATGGAGCTGCACGCGAAATACACCGTGTTCGCCGAAGGCGCACGCGGCCACCTGGGCAAGCGCTTGATCGCCAAGTTCCATCTCGACGAAGGCAAGGACCCGCAGGCCTACGCCATCGGCGTGAAGGAACTCTGGGAGATCGACCCGGCCAAGCACAAGGCCGGCCTGGTGATCCACACCGCTGGCTGGCCGATGAAGAACGACACCTACGGCGGCGGCTTCCTCTACCACCTGGAAGACAACAAGGTCACGCTCGGCCTGGTCACCGGCCTGAACTACAGCAACCCCTGGCTCAGCCCGTTCGAGGAAATGCAGCGCTGGAAGACGCACCCGCGCATCAAGGAATTCCTCGAAGGCGGCAAGCGCATCAGCTATGGCGCGCGCGCCATCACCACCGGCGGCATCATGGCCTTGCCGCAGACCACCTTCCCCGGCGGCGCGCTGGTGGGTTGCGACGCGGGTTACCTCAACGGCGCGCGCATCAAGGGCAGCCACGCGGCCATCAAGAGCGGCATGCTCTGCGCCGAGGCGGCCTATGAAGCCGTGCAAGGCGGCCGCCAGCACGACGAGCTCAAAGCCTACCCTGCCGCGTTCGACAAGAGCTGGCTGAAGGACGAGCTGGAAGCCTCGCGCAACTTCAAGTCGTGGTTCAAGTACGGCAACATCGTCGGCGGGCTCATGGTGGGCATCGAACACTGGCTGCTGCCGCGCCTGGGTTTCAAGGCGCCGCCCTGGTCGCTGCACCGCGAGAAGGCCGACCACCTCTACCTCAAGCCCGCGGCCGAGTGCGAGAAGATCGTGTATCCCAAGCCCGACGGCAAGCTCACCTTCGACAAGCTGGGCAGCGTGTTCGTGAGCAACACCAACCACGAAGAGCACCAGCCGGCCCACCTTACGCTCAAAGACGCGAGCGTGCCGGTGAAGATCAACCTGGCCAAGTACGCCGGCCCCGAAGCGCGCTACTGCCCGGCCGGCGTGTACGAGTTCGTGAAGAACGAAGACAACACCGATCGCCTGCAGATCAACGCGCAGAACTGCGTGCACTGCAAGACCTGCGACATCAAGGACCCGACGCAGAACATCGTGTGGGTCACGCCCGAGGGCGGTGGCGGCCCGAACTACGCGGGCATGTAA
- a CDS encoding zinc-binding alcohol dehydrogenase family protein: protein MKAVGYTQPQAITHPEALVDITLPEPVATGRDLLVEVKAVSVNPVDTKVRKSASPAEGQTHKVLGWDASGIVKAVGPAVTLFKPGDRVWYAGSIARAGTNSELHLVDERIVGHAPQTLDFAQAAALPLTAITAWEMLFDRFGIAPGKQPTGKSLLIIGASGGVGSIMTQLASRLTSLTVIGTASRPETQVWVKALGAHHVIDHSQPIAGELKRIGMPTMDYVASLTQTDTHLAQIAEAIAPQGKFALIDDPQSLDIGVFKRKSVSIHWELMFTRALFGTDDMIGQHRLLNEVAALVDAGLVRTTLAERFGAINAANLQRAHALIESGKARGKVVLEGWN, encoded by the coding sequence ATGAAAGCCGTTGGTTATACCCAGCCCCAAGCCATCACCCATCCCGAAGCCTTGGTCGACATCACCTTGCCCGAGCCCGTGGCCACGGGTCGCGACCTCCTGGTCGAGGTCAAGGCCGTGTCGGTCAACCCGGTGGACACCAAGGTGCGCAAGAGCGCCTCGCCGGCTGAAGGCCAGACCCACAAGGTGCTGGGCTGGGACGCCAGCGGCATCGTCAAGGCGGTAGGGCCCGCGGTGACGCTGTTCAAACCCGGGGACCGCGTCTGGTACGCCGGCTCGATCGCGCGGGCGGGCACCAACAGCGAGTTGCATCTGGTGGACGAACGCATCGTCGGCCATGCGCCGCAGACGCTGGACTTCGCCCAGGCCGCAGCCTTGCCGCTGACCGCCATCACGGCCTGGGAAATGTTGTTCGACCGCTTTGGCATCGCACCGGGCAAGCAGCCCACGGGCAAGTCGCTGCTGATCATCGGCGCCTCGGGCGGCGTGGGCTCGATCATGACCCAACTGGCCAGCCGCCTCACCAGCCTCACCGTGATCGGCACCGCCTCGCGGCCCGAGACGCAGGTCTGGGTGAAGGCGCTTGGCGCACACCACGTCATCGACCACAGCCAGCCGATCGCGGGCGAACTCAAACGCATCGGCATGCCCACCATGGACTACGTGGCGAGCCTGACCCAGACCGATACGCACCTCGCGCAGATCGCCGAAGCGATCGCACCGCAGGGCAAGTTCGCCCTGATCGACGACCCCCAATCGCTGGATATCGGTGTTTTCAAGCGCAAGTCCGTCTCCATCCACTGGGAACTGATGTTCACCCGCGCGCTGTTCGGCACGGACGACATGATCGGCCAGCACCGGCTGCTCAACGAAGTGGCCGCCCTGGTCGACGCGGGCCTGGTGCGCACCACGCTGGCCGAGCGCTTCGGCGCCATCAACGCGGCCAACCTGCAGCGCGCGCACGCCCTGATCGAGTCGGGCAAGGCGCGGGGCAAGGTGGTGCTGGAAGGCTGGAACTGA
- a CDS encoding glutathione S-transferase family protein: protein MNALTSIDQSQGTGSTVLYNGPHSTCSQKVRLALWEKSIAFVDRRMNLAQNEHLEDWYLQLNPNGVVPTLVHESEVVTDSSVINEYLEEVFPQVPLMPRTAIERARMRAWRQYIDEVPTPAIRVPSFNAYILKMWNNVPDAEFQALVEKRTVRKHLYQKIGRKGFAEHEVREALERLRQTLLRMESSLRSGPWLCGEPFTLADISIVPTVVRLETLGYTHMWRDLPGVASWYEAVKRRPSFSATYHEASRPPLPTAQNTHAQDASQGFC, encoded by the coding sequence ATGAATGCCCTTACATCGATCGATCAAAGCCAAGGCACAGGCTCCACCGTGCTCTACAACGGACCCCACTCCACATGCAGCCAGAAAGTGCGGCTGGCGCTGTGGGAGAAGTCGATTGCCTTTGTCGATCGCCGAATGAACCTGGCGCAAAACGAACATCTGGAGGACTGGTACCTCCAACTCAATCCCAATGGCGTCGTGCCGACGCTGGTGCACGAAAGCGAGGTCGTGACGGACTCGTCTGTCATCAACGAGTATCTTGAAGAAGTCTTCCCGCAAGTGCCGCTGATGCCTCGCACGGCCATCGAACGGGCGCGCATGCGCGCCTGGCGCCAATACATCGACGAAGTGCCCACGCCGGCGATCCGAGTGCCGTCGTTCAACGCCTACATCCTGAAGATGTGGAACAACGTGCCGGACGCGGAGTTTCAGGCCTTGGTCGAGAAGCGCACGGTGCGCAAGCACCTCTACCAGAAGATTGGGCGCAAAGGTTTCGCGGAGCACGAAGTGCGTGAGGCGCTGGAGCGTTTGCGCCAGACCTTGCTGCGCATGGAGTCGTCGCTGCGCTCGGGTCCGTGGCTGTGCGGAGAACCGTTCACGCTCGCCGACATCAGCATCGTGCCGACGGTCGTTCGTCTGGAGACACTGGGCTATACGCACATGTGGCGCGACCTGCCCGGCGTTGCATCCTGGTATGAGGCCGTGAAGCGCCGGCCTTCGTTCTCGGCCACTTACCACGAAGCCTCACGACCGCCCCTGCCAACGGCGCAAAACACCCACGCACAGGATGCGTCGCAGGGCTTTTGCTGA
- a CDS encoding NIPSNAP family protein, giving the protein MIFELRTYTAKPGRTADFLKLYEDEALALQQKHLGGLVGFYVTELGPLNQIVHLWRYASLADREQRRQTLEADPAWAVYRAHYRELDAIQMQDSKILKPASFSPV; this is encoded by the coding sequence ATGATTTTTGAACTGCGCACCTATACCGCCAAGCCTGGCCGCACGGCCGATTTCCTGAAGCTCTACGAAGACGAGGCCCTGGCTTTGCAGCAGAAGCATCTGGGCGGACTCGTGGGGTTCTACGTCACCGAACTCGGGCCACTGAACCAGATCGTGCACCTGTGGCGCTACGCGAGCCTGGCCGATCGCGAACAGCGCCGCCAGACCCTGGAGGCCGATCCGGCCTGGGCGGTGTACCGCGCCCATTACCGGGAACTGGACGCCATCCAGATGCAGGACAGCAAGATCCTGAAGCCGGCTTCGTTTTCACCGGTTTGA
- a CDS encoding tripartite tricarboxylate transporter substrate binding protein has translation MLCTMAAAAQSYPNRPLRLVVPFPAGGIVDVTARQLGQKMGETLGQSVVIDNRPGAGGSVGTQFVAKSPADGYTLLMAFDTHAVNPLIYKNLPFDTFKDFAPVSSVGTIPLIFASTPGFPAKNLAELVQQSKANPAGLSYGSVGAGSSGHLLAEQFKVLTGANMLHIPFKGGAPALNALMGEQIQLVVFAAGTAVPHVHAGRLTALAVTGSRRAKVLPDVPTTTEAGFAQLNSGAWMGILAPAGTPEPIVGQLRAAIAKAVKDSAMVKSLGEQAVELNASGSAEFGQFIRAEHDKWAKVIKDAHLDLSQ, from the coding sequence GTGCTGTGCACGATGGCGGCGGCGGCTCAAAGTTATCCCAATCGACCATTGCGATTGGTTGTGCCATTTCCCGCAGGCGGCATTGTCGATGTGACGGCTCGCCAATTGGGCCAAAAGATGGGCGAAACATTGGGACAGTCGGTGGTGATTGACAACCGCCCCGGCGCAGGTGGATCGGTGGGCACCCAATTCGTGGCCAAATCGCCGGCCGATGGCTACACATTGCTGATGGCTTTTGATACCCACGCGGTCAATCCACTCATCTACAAGAACCTGCCATTTGACACGTTCAAGGATTTCGCACCCGTGTCGAGCGTTGGTACGATCCCATTGATATTTGCGAGCACGCCTGGTTTTCCTGCGAAGAACCTCGCAGAACTGGTGCAGCAGTCCAAGGCGAACCCGGCGGGTTTGTCGTACGGATCGGTGGGCGCGGGAAGTTCAGGCCACCTGCTCGCGGAGCAATTCAAAGTGCTGACAGGCGCCAACATGCTGCACATTCCCTTCAAGGGAGGCGCGCCGGCGCTCAACGCGCTGATGGGCGAGCAGATCCAGCTGGTGGTGTTCGCGGCAGGCACCGCAGTGCCCCATGTGCATGCCGGCAGGCTCACAGCGCTCGCGGTCACCGGCTCGCGCAGGGCCAAGGTGCTTCCTGATGTTCCAACCACGACCGAAGCCGGCTTCGCGCAACTGAACTCGGGTGCCTGGATGGGCATCCTCGCACCCGCAGGGACACCGGAGCCGATCGTGGGCCAGTTGCGTGCCGCTATTGCCAAGGCCGTGAAAGACTCCGCGATGGTCAAGAGCCTCGGAGAACAGGCGGTTGAACTCAACGCGTCGGGCTCGGCCGAATTCGGGCAGTTCATCCGGGCCGAACACGACAAGTGGGCCAAGGTGATCAAGGATGCCCATCTCGATCTGAGCCAATAG
- a CDS encoding enoyl-CoA hydratase/isomerase family protein, with amino-acid sequence MRNHTAWITIDREEQGNRLTPASLAHLRDTATALAKDARTSCVVISGAGAAHFSAGIFNIQLRAAYSKEDALDIVRLANDAFDAIEALPQVVVGALNGTVRAGGGELALACDFRVCAHHATMAFHETSYACFPGAGAPVRLPAVVGAGRAVELMATGREIDADEMLRMGLVSHVLPADTFRASVAAMAEKIASQGPLGIRGAKRVAQASVLQGPNAAHRLSWDLRRALEYSSDVDEAIAAHVEQRTAHYLGR; translated from the coding sequence GTGCGCAACCACACCGCATGGATCACCATCGACCGCGAGGAGCAAGGGAACCGGCTCACGCCCGCTTCCCTGGCCCACCTGCGCGACACCGCCACCGCACTCGCCAAAGATGCCCGGACCAGTTGCGTGGTGATCAGCGGCGCTGGCGCCGCGCATTTTTCGGCGGGCATCTTCAATATCCAGTTGCGCGCCGCTTACTCGAAGGAAGATGCACTCGACATCGTTCGGTTGGCCAATGATGCCTTCGACGCCATCGAGGCCCTGCCGCAAGTGGTGGTAGGGGCGCTGAACGGCACCGTGCGCGCTGGGGGTGGTGAACTTGCACTGGCGTGTGACTTTCGCGTGTGCGCGCATCACGCGACGATGGCCTTCCATGAGACCAGTTATGCCTGTTTTCCAGGTGCGGGCGCGCCCGTGCGTTTGCCTGCGGTGGTGGGTGCGGGGCGGGCGGTGGAACTGATGGCCACGGGACGCGAGATCGACGCCGACGAGATGCTGCGCATGGGCCTGGTGAGCCACGTCCTGCCGGCCGATACATTCCGCGCCTCGGTCGCCGCGATGGCCGAGAAGATCGCCAGCCAAGGGCCTCTGGGCATCAGAGGCGCCAAACGCGTCGCGCAAGCGAGCGTGCTGCAGGGACCGAATGCCGCGCACAGGCTGTCCTGGGATCTGCGCCGTGCTCTGGAATACAGCAGCGACGTCGATGAGGCGATCGCTGCGCATGTGGAGCAGAGAACCGCTCACTATCTCGGCCGATAG
- a CDS encoding LysR family transcriptional regulator has translation MSFTKASAVLHITQPALSRQIQELETTLGVKLFTRSDLGVSLTAAGQLLKERAPKLIEAYRQVSMDVAALAETPAGSLRFGAPPSLCDLVTLPSAREYKSAYPGVKLSIIEASSTELTEHISSGSLDFAIVALSGPTHVFSCTPLLREQMYLASRPGSLTAPARVDPTFLKPLPLVASRQPNALRRLLDETMLEVGGKPQVVLEANAVRILTKASAEGLGHCVLPYSAIAEPVSQRQLEARAVNKLFVTWALLHVRNVEPTPSVVALINTIIAVARKACSDQRWEGLEFLAESMPETRR, from the coding sequence CTGAGCTTCACCAAGGCATCGGCCGTCTTGCACATTACGCAGCCCGCGTTATCGCGCCAAATCCAGGAGCTCGAAACCACCTTGGGGGTCAAGCTGTTCACGCGCTCGGATCTGGGCGTGAGCCTGACAGCCGCCGGACAATTGTTGAAGGAGCGCGCGCCCAAATTGATCGAAGCGTATCGGCAGGTGAGCATGGACGTCGCGGCCCTGGCAGAGACACCCGCTGGCAGCTTGCGATTTGGCGCGCCACCCTCTCTCTGCGATCTCGTCACGCTTCCCAGTGCGCGGGAATACAAAAGCGCTTACCCCGGGGTAAAGCTCAGCATCATCGAAGCATCGAGCACCGAATTGACCGAACACATTTCGTCCGGATCGCTCGATTTCGCCATCGTCGCATTGAGCGGGCCCACGCACGTCTTTTCCTGCACGCCCTTGCTGCGCGAGCAGATGTACCTGGCGTCGCGCCCGGGCAGTCTCACGGCGCCGGCACGCGTCGATCCGACATTTCTGAAACCGCTTCCGCTGGTGGCTTCACGCCAACCCAATGCCCTGCGACGGCTCCTCGATGAAACGATGCTGGAAGTGGGCGGAAAGCCGCAAGTCGTTCTGGAAGCCAATGCCGTGCGCATCCTGACGAAAGCTTCCGCGGAAGGCCTGGGGCATTGCGTGCTGCCCTATTCCGCCATCGCCGAACCTGTTTCTCAGAGGCAGCTCGAAGCGCGCGCAGTCAACAAGCTGTTCGTCACCTGGGCGCTGTTGCACGTGCGCAATGTCGAACCAACGCCCAGTGTGGTGGCGCTCATCAACACCATCATCGCGGTCGCCAGAAAGGCCTGTTCGGACCAACGTTGGGAAGGCCTGGAGTTCCTCGCGGAGTCGATGCCCGAGACGCGCCGGTAA
- a CDS encoding Bug family tripartite tricarboxylate transporter substrate binding protein: MNPSIQRRTLLAASAAAAATGFLPSAFAQTSWPTKPVTVIVPFAPGGAGNGSVRILADIIGPTLGQPLVVENRAGGGGIPGTQYVTNSKDDHMLLMGSTSMTILPALRNDLGYDVQKDLQAVGMISSQPVVFAVPASSPIKSLDDLVARAKSGDVTTGNSGVGTLSHLTTELLNRKLGLKLMAVPYKGDAQLIPDVVAGTIQMAVMNLPVALPLIKDGRLRAVTVTSKAPVASLPGVKTLNTLGPEFVISGWAALFAARNVPAAGVERFATQLRAALQQESVRERFDGFGVTPEIATPAQTREYVAAEMARWADVVKSRGIKLE, from the coding sequence ATGAACCCATCCATCCAACGACGCACCCTGCTCGCAGCCTCTGCGGCCGCTGCCGCCACGGGCTTCTTGCCCAGCGCCTTTGCGCAGACCAGCTGGCCCACCAAACCCGTCACCGTCATCGTGCCCTTTGCGCCTGGCGGCGCGGGCAATGGTTCGGTGCGCATTCTTGCCGACATCATCGGCCCGACCCTGGGCCAGCCGCTTGTGGTGGAAAACCGCGCCGGTGGCGGCGGCATTCCCGGCACGCAATACGTGACCAACAGCAAGGACGACCACATGCTGCTGATGGGCAGCACGTCCATGACCATCCTGCCGGCGCTGCGCAACGACCTCGGCTACGACGTGCAGAAAGACCTGCAGGCCGTCGGCATGATTTCTTCACAGCCGGTGGTGTTCGCCGTGCCCGCGAGCTCGCCCATCAAGTCGCTCGATGACCTCGTGGCACGCGCCAAGAGCGGCGATGTCACGACGGGCAACAGCGGCGTGGGCACGCTCTCGCACCTGACCACCGAACTGCTCAACCGCAAGCTGGGCCTGAAGCTGATGGCCGTGCCGTACAAGGGCGACGCGCAGCTCATCCCCGATGTCGTGGCGGGCACGATCCAGATGGCCGTGATGAACCTGCCGGTGGCCCTGCCGCTGATCAAGGACGGCCGCTTGCGTGCCGTCACCGTCACCTCCAAGGCGCCGGTGGCGTCCTTGCCCGGTGTGAAGACGCTCAACACCCTGGGCCCCGAGTTCGTGATCTCCGGCTGGGCCGCGCTGTTTGCCGCGCGCAACGTGCCCGCCGCCGGCGTGGAGCGTTTTGCCACGCAACTGCGCGCCGCCTTGCAGCAGGAGAGCGTGCGCGAGCGCTTCGACGGCTTCGGCGTGACACCCGAGATCGCCACGCCGGCGCAAACGCGCGAGTACGTGGCGGCTGAAATGGCGCGCTGGGCCGACGTGGTGAAGAGCCGGGGCATCAAGCTGGAGTGA
- a CDS encoding Bug family tripartite tricarboxylate transporter substrate binding protein — translation MTARITRRALAVALALGAAVFASAAAHAQSYPSRAVKFIVPVPAGGAADMMSRLIAAHLQAKLGQPFVVENRPGAGSSLGMDVVAKAAPDGYTIGMGNIAANAINPAVRPAAFPYQPVKDFAAISMVGVTPLVFVVNAEKVQATNLASFITFLKANPGKLSYGSSGVGSSLHLAMELFLMRTGTSMIHVPYKGSAPMVAELIGGQIEASIDAATTSLPQVKAGKFRALGVSTKERAFFAPEVPPIADTVPGFDVSPWHGVVAPAGTPQAIVDKLSTEIQAFLRQPDTEAKLRDAGVVRVGSSAKDFQQAMQADFDLYTKVVKDAGVKAD, via the coding sequence ATGACAGCCAGGATCACCCGCCGCGCACTTGCCGTGGCACTCGCGCTCGGCGCCGCCGTGTTCGCGAGCGCCGCCGCCCACGCACAGAGCTACCCTTCGCGGGCCGTGAAGTTCATCGTGCCGGTGCCCGCGGGCGGTGCGGCCGACATGATGTCGCGCCTGATCGCGGCCCACCTGCAGGCCAAGCTCGGCCAACCCTTCGTGGTCGAGAACCGCCCCGGCGCGGGTTCCAGCCTGGGCATGGACGTGGTGGCCAAGGCCGCGCCCGATGGCTACACCATCGGCATGGGCAACATCGCGGCCAACGCGATCAACCCGGCGGTCAGGCCGGCCGCATTCCCGTACCAGCCGGTGAAGGACTTCGCCGCCATCTCCATGGTCGGCGTCACGCCGCTCGTGTTCGTGGTCAACGCCGAAAAAGTGCAGGCCACCAACCTGGCCAGCTTCATCACCTTCCTCAAGGCCAACCCGGGCAAGCTGAGCTACGGTTCCTCGGGCGTGGGCTCGTCGCTGCACCTGGCGATGGAACTGTTCCTGATGCGCACCGGTACCTCCATGATCCACGTGCCCTACAAAGGCTCGGCGCCCATGGTGGCCGAACTGATCGGCGGCCAGATCGAGGCCTCCATCGACGCGGCCACCACCTCGCTGCCGCAGGTGAAGGCGGGCAAGTTTCGCGCACTGGGCGTGTCGACCAAGGAGCGCGCCTTCTTCGCGCCCGAGGTGCCGCCCATCGCCGACACCGTGCCCGGCTTCGACGTGAGTCCGTGGCACGGCGTGGTCGCGCCGGCCGGCACGCCGCAAGCGATCGTCGACAAGCTCTCGACCGAGATCCAGGCCTTCTTGCGCCAGCCCGACACCGAAGCCAAACTGCGTGACGCGGGCGTGGTGCGCGTGGGCAGCTCGGCCAAGGACTTCCAGCAGGCCATGCAGGCCGACTTCGACCTCTACACGAAAGTGGTGAAGGACGCCGGCGTCAAGGCGGACTGA